One segment of Dysgonomonadaceae bacterium PH5-43 DNA contains the following:
- a CDS encoding putative iron-regulated protein (product_source=KO:K07231; cleavage_site_network=SignalP-noTM; cog=COG3489; ko=KO:K07231; pfam=PF09375): protein MKSIKQFLSTVFVFGLLFSFAACDDDTINGGNGDGDGTENETYTAIINNYVDKTIIPTYESLRDEAKKLNEAVETFKQEPTQANLETACEQWRATRIPWEESESFLFGPVANQQIDPHLDSWPLNQTNINAILGGSIKWTDADGEQLEDGSSMGAATLGFHTLEYLMFEGGEPRKASDILERNDKESYLWYMVVVSQVLSNDAFQVYALWAGEDNLSSEEAELAEELGIADLTAKGYGARFKNPNPYDQVFPNQKACLDAIIDGCVDIATEVADAKIGEPYNNKDVYGVESWYSFNSFTDYDNNITSIENSFMGGPKNNRDSSSSLYTYIKSKDSVAAENVKQLIADAHNALTGMPKCFRDMVLDNANGIKSPEVEEAMSIIGELSEAMNKLKPLVK from the coding sequence ATGAAAAGTATTAAACAGTTTCTATCAACAGTTTTTGTATTTGGTTTGCTATTCTCATTCGCAGCCTGTGATGATGACACTATAAATGGTGGTAATGGTGACGGCGATGGAACAGAAAACGAAACTTACACTGCTATTATCAACAATTATGTTGACAAAACAATTATACCAACTTATGAATCTCTTAGAGATGAGGCTAAAAAGTTAAATGAAGCAGTAGAAACGTTCAAACAAGAACCTACACAAGCTAATCTTGAAACGGCTTGTGAGCAATGGAGAGCAACTCGTATTCCTTGGGAAGAAAGTGAATCTTTCTTATTCGGACCTGTGGCTAATCAGCAGATAGACCCTCACTTAGACTCTTGGCCTCTAAACCAAACTAATATAAACGCTATTTTAGGCGGTAGTATTAAATGGACTGATGCTGATGGCGAACAGTTAGAAGATGGTTCTTCTATGGGTGCTGCTACTTTGGGCTTCCACACATTAGAATATCTTATGTTTGAAGGGGGAGAGCCTCGTAAAGCTTCAGATATTTTAGAGCGCAACGACAAAGAAAGTTATTTATGGTATATGGTAGTGGTATCTCAGGTTTTAAGCAACGACGCTTTTCAAGTTTATGCTTTATGGGCTGGAGAAGACAACTTGAGTAGTGAAGAAGCCGAATTGGCAGAGGAGTTAGGTATTGCCGATCTTACTGCTAAAGGATATGGAGCTCGTTTCAAAAACCCTAACCCTTACGACCAAGTTTTCCCAAATCAAAAAGCTTGTCTTGATGCTATTATTGATGGTTGCGTAGACATTGCAACTGAAGTTGCAGACGCTAAAATAGGAGAACCATATAATAATAAAGATGTGTATGGCGTTGAGTCGTGGTATAGTTTCAACTCTTTTACAGACTACGACAACAATATAACTTCTATAGAAAACTCTTTTATGGGTGGTCCTAAAAACAATAGAGACTCTTCAAGCAGCTTATATACTTACATTAAATCAAAAGATTCGGTTGCTGCCGAAAATGTGAAACAACTTATAGCCGATGCTCACAATGCACTAACTGGTATGCCTAAATGTTTTAGAGATATGGTTTTAGATAATGCTAACGGAATAAAAAGTCCAGAGGTTGAAGAGGCTATGTCTATAATTGGAGAGCTTTCAGAGGCTATGAACAAGTTAAAACCTCTCGTAAAATAA
- a CDS encoding hypothetical protein (product_source=Hypo-rule applied; cleavage_site_network=SignalP-noTM; superfamily=56935) yields MKNISIILMLCLSLTTQNSFSQLNSNAEKTNNSGQSFSQFRIGGYGEALFQYFDYAPYRMGGEGKGSAADKRSEVSLPRFILAMDYKFSPSWILSSEIEFEYGGTGAGIEAEYGEGVEYEYEFEKGGEVALEQFHITKIFSKAISVRVGHFIVPVGITNSYHEPINFFGTSRPEGESLLIPCTWHETGLALLGGYKNFTYQAMVINGLDPYGFSSENWIKDGRQTKFEKVQMTNPAYAARVEYKGLKGARFGLSGYYGPKTAKNVTNPSTTKKLKGSVGIFSADAQYKGYGLTLRGNFLYGQVGDATEINKLRPNKNTGYSNTPVAKNAMTYFVEAGYNIGKFFPEKINLVPFVRYEYHNAMQNEKTGSVISDKRYKSDLYTVGINYFPLPNLVLKADYTHRQIDRGNFNDENTLSLAVAYIGWFFSK; encoded by the coding sequence ATGAAGAATATTTCTATTATACTTATGTTATGTTTGAGTTTAACAACTCAAAACTCTTTTTCTCAGTTGAATAGTAATGCTGAGAAAACAAATAACTCGGGACAGAGTTTCTCTCAATTCAGAATAGGAGGATACGGAGAAGCTTTGTTCCAGTATTTTGATTATGCTCCATATCGTATGGGCGGCGAAGGGAAAGGCTCGGCAGCAGACAAACGCTCGGAGGTATCACTACCCCGTTTCATATTGGCTATGGACTATAAGTTTTCACCTTCGTGGATATTGAGTTCCGAAATAGAATTTGAATACGGCGGTACCGGCGCAGGCATCGAAGCCGAATATGGCGAAGGCGTGGAATATGAATATGAGTTTGAAAAAGGAGGAGAAGTTGCCTTAGAACAATTTCATATAACCAAGATATTCAGTAAAGCAATTTCGGTTCGTGTAGGACACTTTATAGTTCCCGTAGGTATAACCAACTCATATCACGAACCAATTAACTTCTTTGGCACATCACGCCCCGAAGGCGAAAGTTTGCTAATACCTTGTACTTGGCACGAAACAGGTTTAGCTCTGTTGGGTGGATATAAAAACTTCACTTATCAGGCTATGGTAATAAATGGTTTAGACCCATACGGTTTTAGTTCTGAAAACTGGATTAAAGACGGAAGACAAACTAAATTTGAGAAAGTACAAATGACTAATCCTGCCTATGCTGCAAGAGTAGAGTATAAGGGATTAAAAGGAGCTCGGTTTGGCTTGTCGGGATATTATGGACCAAAAACAGCCAAGAATGTAACCAATCCATCAACTACAAAAAAGCTTAAGGGGTCGGTAGGTATTTTCTCTGCAGATGCACAATATAAAGGATACGGATTAACTCTACGAGGCAATTTTTTATATGGGCAAGTTGGCGATGCTACTGAGATAAACAAATTACGCCCTAATAAAAACACCGGTTATTCAAATACCCCTGTTGCCAAAAATGCGATGACGTATTTTGTAGAGGCAGGCTATAATATAGGTAAATTCTTTCCTGAAAAGATTAACTTAGTACCTTTCGTTCGTTACGAGTATCACAATGCTATGCAAAATGAAAAAACAGGCTCAGTTATCTCAGATAAAAGATATAAGTCAGATCTTTATACAGTTGGGATAAATTACTTCCCTCTTCCTAATTTGGTATTAAAGGCCGACTATACCCATCGACAAATAGACAGAGGCAACTTTAACGACGAAAACACTTTGTCGCTTGCCGTTGCTTACATCGGTTGGTTTTTCTCTAAATAA
- a CDS encoding PAT family beta-lactamase induction signal transducer AmpG (product_source=KO:K08218; cath_funfam=1.20.1250.20; cog=COG0477; ko=KO:K08218; pfam=PF07690; superfamily=103473; transmembrane_helix_parts=Outside_1_9,TMhelix_10_32,Inside_33_38,TMhelix_39_56,Outside_57_70,TMhelix_71_93,Inside_94_104,TMhelix_105_127,Outside_128_141,TMhelix_142_161,Inside_162_167,TMhelix_168_190,Outside_191_270,TMhelix_271_293,Inside_294_299,TMhelix_300_322,Outside_323_326,TMhelix_327_349,Inside_350_361,TMhelix_362_384,Outside_385_393,TMhelix_394_413,Inside_414_419) — MKENKNHWGWIPSLYFAEGLPYVAVTAIAVIMYKNLGMSNTHIALYTSWLYLPWVIKPFWSPFVDILKTKRWWIVSMQLLIGAGFAGIAFCIPTDFYVQATLAFFWLLAFSSATHDIAADGFYLLGLEAKDQAFFVGIRSTFYRLSTIVGQGALVFLAGYLEKRTGNISYAWSITFYVMAGVFLALFVYHKFSLPRPESDKPRLNHTASGILSEFAKTFVSFFKKKHALIAIFFMLTYRFSEAQLLKLIQPFMLDSLEVGGLGLETEQVGIIYGVVGIIGLTVGGIVGGIVAAKGGLKKWLWPMMMSMLLTSVTFVYLAYFPNSNWYVINFCVLLEQFGYGFGFTAYMLFLMQFAEGEHKTAHYAICTGFMALGMMLPGMVAGWIQEQLGYQNFFIYVMICSVVPIIAASLLFKKDMIK, encoded by the coding sequence ATGAAAGAAAATAAAAATCATTGGGGCTGGATTCCGTCTCTTTATTTCGCCGAAGGGCTGCCTTATGTGGCGGTTACGGCTATTGCTGTTATAATGTATAAAAACTTAGGGATGTCGAATACTCACATCGCTTTGTACACAAGTTGGCTTTATTTGCCGTGGGTTATTAAGCCGTTTTGGAGTCCGTTTGTCGACATTCTGAAAACAAAAAGGTGGTGGATAGTTTCGATGCAGCTATTAATCGGGGCTGGTTTTGCGGGTATTGCTTTTTGTATTCCTACTGATTTTTATGTTCAGGCTACTCTTGCGTTTTTCTGGTTGTTGGCTTTTTCGTCGGCTACGCACGACATAGCTGCTGATGGGTTTTATCTGCTTGGTCTGGAGGCAAAGGATCAGGCTTTTTTTGTGGGTATCCGTAGCACTTTTTATCGTCTGTCGACTATTGTGGGGCAGGGAGCTTTGGTTTTTCTGGCTGGCTATTTAGAGAAACGAACTGGGAATATTTCTTATGCTTGGTCGATAACGTTTTATGTGATGGCTGGTGTTTTTTTGGCTCTCTTTGTGTATCATAAGTTTTCGTTGCCTCGCCCAGAGTCTGATAAGCCTCGCCTTAATCATACGGCATCTGGTATTCTGAGTGAGTTTGCTAAAACGTTTGTTTCGTTCTTTAAGAAGAAGCATGCTCTTATTGCTATATTTTTTATGCTTACTTATAGGTTTTCGGAGGCGCAGTTGTTGAAACTTATTCAGCCCTTTATGCTCGATTCGTTAGAGGTTGGCGGATTGGGTTTGGAAACCGAGCAGGTAGGTATAATATACGGTGTGGTAGGAATTATAGGTTTAACCGTAGGCGGAATTGTGGGCGGTATAGTTGCAGCTAAGGGCGGTCTGAAGAAATGGTTGTGGCCTATGATGATGAGTATGTTGCTTACGTCTGTTACTTTTGTTTATCTGGCTTACTTCCCCAATAGTAACTGGTATGTTATTAACTTCTGCGTACTTTTAGAGCAGTTTGGTTATGGATTTGGTTTTACGGCTTATATGTTGTTTTTGATGCAATTTGCCGAAGGTGAACATAAGACGGCGCATTATGCTATATGCACGGGTTTTATGGCTTTGGGTATGATGCTTCCTGGTATGGTGGCTGGTTGGATACAAGAACAGTTGGGTTATCAGAACTTCTTTATATATGTAATGATTTGTTCTGTTGTTCCTATTATTGCCGCGTCGCTATTGTTTAAGAAAGATATGATTAAATAA
- a CDS encoding 3-dehydroquinate synthase (product_source=KO:K01735; cath_funfam=1.20.1090.10,3.40.50.1970; cog=COG0337; ko=KO:K01735; pfam=PF01761; superfamily=56796; tigrfam=TIGR01357), whose protein sequence is MCKFATHSSFAQRFMKQQIIRASRIDADLARFIREVSYDNLFVFCDENTHKHCFPLIQHIPEVYQAKQFTIPSGDENKKLKTLTKVWQFLSENGASRQSLILNLGGGMLTDLVGFAASTFKRGVRFINIPTTLLGAVDAAVGGKTGINFNGLKNEIGAFAPAIAVFIDAKFFVSLDPINLLSGYAEMLKHALLESDDELNKTLAFNLEDVDYDALNDLLFKSVLLKERIVTEDPQERGIRKALNLGHTFGHAFESLSYEKNRPLPHGYAVAWGIICELYLSYIRFGFDKGTLSKIIYFIKDNYGTCPIDCSDYDSLYELMRHDKKNEADTINFTLLRGVGEVEINQTASKSEIIEALDFLVS, encoded by the coding sequence TTGTGTAAGTTTGCAACACATTCATCATTCGCACAAAGATTTATGAAACAACAGATTATTCGCGCAAGCAGAATAGACGCAGATTTAGCCCGCTTTATCCGAGAAGTAAGTTACGACAACTTGTTCGTCTTTTGCGACGAAAACACACACAAACATTGCTTCCCGCTTATCCAACACATACCCGAAGTGTATCAAGCCAAGCAGTTTACCATTCCCTCGGGCGACGAAAACAAAAAGCTGAAAACGCTCACAAAAGTATGGCAATTCTTGTCGGAAAACGGAGCAAGCCGACAATCCCTAATCCTAAATCTGGGAGGAGGTATGCTTACCGACTTGGTAGGATTTGCCGCCTCAACCTTTAAAAGAGGAGTTCGCTTCATCAACATTCCCACCACACTGCTCGGAGCCGTAGACGCCGCCGTGGGAGGAAAAACAGGAATCAACTTCAACGGATTGAAGAACGAGATTGGAGCATTTGCCCCCGCTATTGCAGTGTTTATCGACGCTAAGTTTTTCGTATCGCTCGACCCCATAAATCTGCTTTCGGGCTACGCCGAGATGCTTAAACACGCTCTGCTCGAATCGGATGATGAGCTGAACAAAACCCTAGCCTTCAACCTCGAAGATGTTGATTATGATGCGCTTAACGATTTGCTATTCAAATCCGTATTGCTAAAAGAACGCATCGTTACCGAAGACCCTCAGGAGCGAGGCATTCGCAAGGCGTTAAATTTAGGACACACGTTCGGACACGCATTTGAGAGCCTGTCGTACGAAAAAAACCGTCCGTTACCACACGGCTATGCCGTTGCCTGGGGAATTATATGCGAGCTATATCTTTCGTACATCCGGTTTGGGTTCGACAAAGGCACGCTCTCCAAAATTATTTACTTCATTAAAGACAATTACGGCACCTGTCCGATAGATTGTTCCGACTACGATAGCCTTTACGAGCTTATGAGGCACGATAAGAAGAACGAGGCGGACACCATAAATTTCACTCTGTTGAGGGGTGTGGGTGAGGTTGAAATTAATCAGACGGCTAGCAAATCTGAAATCATAGAGGCGTTGGATTTTCTGGTTAGTTAA
- a CDS encoding tryptophanyl-tRNA synthetase (product_source=KO:K01867; cath_funfam=3.40.50.620; cog=COG0180; ko=KO:K01867; pfam=PF00579; superfamily=52374; tigrfam=TIGR00233) produces MKTVLSGIRPTGNLHLGNYYGAIINFLKMQEENKCYFFIADWHSLTTHPDPKMLHENTKNVLAEYLACGLDPNKATIYVQSDVPEIAELYLLLNMQAYLGELEKTVSFKDKARKQPNNVNAGLLTYPVLMATDILIHNPDYVPVGKDQEQHLEMTRNFANRFNHKYGVEYFKQPTAYIQSKELIKIPGLDGSGKMGKSEGNCIYLIDDPKTIEKKVKKALTDNGPEGINTPKPDYIENLFTLMNVVSQPDVVAHYDNLWNSGETRWYGNMKKQLAEDIINVTSPIREKINAIKEDDAYLRKVTQEGAEKARESASKTLKEVREIMGFKPF; encoded by the coding sequence ATGAAGACAGTTTTAAGCGGAATACGCCCAACAGGCAACCTACACCTAGGCAATTACTACGGAGCAATAATAAACTTCCTAAAAATGCAGGAAGAAAACAAATGCTACTTCTTTATCGCCGATTGGCACTCGCTAACAACGCATCCCGACCCAAAGATGCTACACGAAAATACAAAGAACGTATTAGCCGAATACCTCGCATGCGGACTCGACCCCAACAAAGCAACAATATACGTACAAAGCGACGTCCCCGAAATAGCCGAGCTATACCTACTCCTAAATATGCAAGCATACTTAGGCGAGTTAGAGAAAACCGTATCTTTCAAAGATAAAGCCCGAAAACAGCCCAATAACGTAAACGCCGGATTGCTCACCTATCCTGTGCTTATGGCAACAGACATATTAATACACAACCCCGATTACGTTCCCGTAGGCAAAGACCAAGAACAACACCTCGAGATGACACGTAACTTCGCCAACCGATTCAACCACAAATACGGAGTCGAATACTTCAAACAGCCCACAGCATACATACAAAGCAAAGAGCTGATAAAAATACCCGGACTAGACGGAAGCGGAAAAATGGGCAAATCGGAAGGAAACTGCATCTATCTGATAGACGACCCAAAGACCATCGAAAAGAAAGTAAAAAAGGCACTAACCGACAACGGTCCCGAAGGCATAAACACCCCCAAGCCCGATTACATCGAAAACCTCTTCACGTTGATGAACGTAGTATCGCAGCCCGACGTAGTAGCACACTACGACAACCTATGGAACAGCGGCGAAACAAGATGGTACGGCAATATGAAAAAACAATTGGCCGAAGACATAATTAACGTAACATCGCCCATACGCGAAAAAATAAACGCAATAAAAGAAGACGACGCCTATCTTCGCAAAGTAACACAAGAGGGAGCCGAAAAAGCTCGCGAAAGCGCAAGCAAAACCCTCAAAGAAGTGCGCGAAATAATGGGCTTTAAGCCATTCTAA
- a CDS encoding beta-galactosidase (product_source=KO:K01190; cath_funfam=2.60.120.260,2.60.40.10,3.20.20.80; ko=KO:K01190; pfam=PF00703,PF02836,PF02837,PF18565; superfamily=49303,49373,49785,51445), translating into MKRLNSKYIIVWVLLLIAIQLKANHQPEFSTAGFYQVDNSGRTVYSMNPAWRMHIGNVSGAEQVSFDDKDWQVVSLPDGIELLPLEASGCINYQGEVWYRKHFNPDTKLKGKKLFLHFEAIMGKSKVYINGSLVKEQFGGYLPVIIDISEYIKWNEDNVIAVWADNSDDKDYPPGKFQDVLDFAYFGGIYRDCWLIAHNEVYITDPNFENEIAGGGLFVSYNNVSKSSADINLRLHIRNNTSQKFNGSVEYDLQSIEGKSVSKKKQKVSLSSATANHFLNKITLRNPDLWSPDKPHLYNLYVTIKDSKGKIVDGYRQKIGIRSIEFKGVDGFWLNGEPYPRPVIGANRHQDYAIVGNAVSNSAHWRDAKKLRDAGLEVIRNAHYPQDPAFMDACDELGLLLIENTPGWQYWNPAPTFEQRVYNDIRQIVRRDRNRPCVWLWEPILNETHYPGDFAQNTINVVNEEYPYPYCYTASDERAGGSEHFPIIFGHPSTGDKSWALQNIDSTKTYFTREWGDNVDDWTAQNSSSRIARNWGEAAMHVQAHLYAMPNNGKTSYDSFYKTTRHHIGGALWHSFDHQRGYHPDPFYGGIMDVFRQPKYSYYMFMSQRNPKSTHAIADSGPMVYIAHEMTPASGKDVIIFSNCDEVRFNYNDGEYEYTYKTTHNSNQMPYPPIVIKDVYDFMHTRYRNKSDGTRLQPSMVAEGYIDGKLVASHTVTPAMRPTKVKLTLDNEGMNFYADGSDVVTLVASITDNNGNVKRLTNQSIRFEIEGEGHIVGNADIFANPAPLRWGTAPVLIKSTTKAGKIKVRASLMLEGSRTPTSAEIEIETLPPVIPTIYLPSEIDGNGEKVQNLKAKKTIKQSDSDERLREVEKQQQEFGENTSKD; encoded by the coding sequence ATGAAAAGATTAAATTCTAAGTATATTATTGTTTGGGTGCTACTATTGATAGCGATACAACTAAAAGCGAATCATCAGCCGGAGTTTTCTACTGCAGGTTTTTATCAAGTCGACAATAGCGGTCGAACTGTTTATAGTATGAATCCAGCTTGGCGTATGCATATTGGGAATGTCTCAGGGGCAGAACAAGTATCTTTTGATGATAAAGATTGGCAGGTGGTATCGCTTCCTGACGGTATCGAATTATTGCCCTTAGAGGCAAGTGGTTGTATTAATTATCAGGGAGAGGTGTGGTATAGAAAGCATTTCAATCCTGACACTAAACTTAAAGGCAAGAAACTTTTCCTTCACTTCGAAGCCATAATGGGTAAAAGCAAAGTTTATATTAACGGTAGCTTGGTGAAAGAACAGTTTGGAGGCTATCTGCCTGTGATAATAGACATTTCGGAATATATTAAGTGGAACGAAGATAATGTTATTGCAGTGTGGGCAGATAATAGCGATGATAAAGATTATCCTCCGGGTAAGTTTCAAGATGTGTTAGACTTTGCCTACTTCGGAGGAATATATCGTGATTGTTGGTTGATAGCTCATAACGAAGTGTATATTACAGACCCCAACTTCGAAAACGAAATAGCAGGAGGAGGTTTGTTCGTCTCTTATAATAATGTATCTAAATCATCGGCGGATATTAACTTGCGATTACACATAAGAAACAATACTTCGCAGAAATTTAACGGCTCTGTAGAATATGATTTGCAAAGCATTGAAGGTAAATCAGTAAGTAAGAAAAAACAAAAAGTTTCGCTGTCGTCAGCAACGGCAAATCACTTTCTAAATAAGATAACATTAAGAAACCCAGACTTGTGGTCGCCCGATAAACCACACCTATACAATCTCTATGTTACAATTAAAGATAGCAAAGGAAAAATTGTTGACGGCTACCGACAAAAGATAGGAATAAGAAGTATAGAGTTTAAGGGCGTAGATGGATTTTGGCTTAATGGAGAACCCTATCCTCGCCCAGTAATTGGAGCTAACCGCCATCAAGATTATGCTATCGTTGGCAATGCAGTATCTAACAGTGCGCACTGGCGAGATGCCAAGAAACTACGCGATGCCGGACTCGAAGTTATCCGCAATGCACATTACCCGCAAGACCCTGCTTTTATGGACGCTTGCGATGAACTTGGATTGTTGCTAATCGAGAATACACCAGGTTGGCAATATTGGAATCCAGCACCCACATTCGAACAGCGAGTTTATAACGATATTCGTCAGATAGTTCGTCGCGACCGCAATCGTCCTTGCGTTTGGCTTTGGGAGCCAATACTTAATGAAACTCATTACCCAGGAGATTTTGCGCAAAACACAATTAATGTTGTGAACGAAGAATATCCTTATCCCTACTGTTATACAGCAAGCGACGAAAGGGCAGGAGGTAGCGAGCACTTCCCAATAATCTTCGGACACCCTTCTACGGGCGATAAAAGCTGGGCTTTGCAAAACATCGACAGTACAAAGACATACTTCACCCGAGAGTGGGGAGATAACGTTGACGACTGGACTGCACAAAACTCTTCGAGCCGTATAGCCCGAAACTGGGGAGAGGCTGCAATGCACGTGCAAGCCCATTTATACGCAATGCCTAACAACGGAAAAACAAGTTACGACAGCTTTTATAAAACCACCCGACACCACATCGGAGGAGCCCTTTGGCATTCTTTTGACCATCAGAGAGGATACCACCCCGACCCTTTCTACGGAGGAATAATGGACGTCTTTCGTCAGCCTAAATACTCATACTATATGTTTATGTCGCAGAGAAACCCCAAAAGCACACACGCAATAGCCGACTCGGGCCCTATGGTGTATATCGCTCACGAGATGACACCTGCCTCTGGGAAAGACGTTATAATTTTCTCAAACTGCGACGAAGTTAGGTTTAATTATAACGACGGAGAATACGAATACACATACAAAACCACACACAATAGCAACCAGATGCCCTATCCACCAATCGTAATAAAAGACGTGTACGACTTTATGCACACCCGATACCGAAACAAAAGCGACGGAACAAGGCTTCAGCCATCTATGGTTGCCGAAGGATACATCGACGGCAAGTTAGTAGCATCGCACACAGTAACGCCCGCTATGCGCCCCACCAAAGTAAAACTTACCTTAGATAACGAAGGAATGAATTTTTATGCCGACGGCTCAGACGTTGTTACCCTCGTAGCATCGATAACCGACAACAACGGAAACGTAAAACGACTAACAAATCAATCAATACGGTTCGAGATAGAAGGCGAAGGACACATCGTAGGCAATGCCGACATCTTTGCCAACCCCGCCCCACTACGCTGGGGAACAGCTCCCGTGTTGATAAAATCGACCACCAAAGCAGGCAAAATAAAAGTGCGAGCCAGCCTGATGCTCGAAGGAAGCCGCACTCCAACATCGGCCGAAATAGAGATAGAAACCCTGCCACCAGTTATACCAACCATTTACCTCCCTTCGGAGATTGACGGCAACGGCGAAAAAGTGCAAAATCTTAAAGCAAAAAAAACAATAAAGCAGTCTGACAGCGACGAAAGACTGCGAGAAGTAGAAAAACAACAGCAAGAGTTTGGAGAGAACACATCGAAAGACTAA